The Pelagibacterium halotolerans B2 nucleotide sequence CGCCATCCGGCCGATCGTCGTCTTGCCGCTCCCCGATTCTCCCACGAGGCCAACCACCTGCCCGCGTGGGACGTCAAAGGAAACGTCCTCGACCGCGCGAACCACCGGCCCGCGCCCGAAGGTTACGGGCGCAAAATGCTTGCTCAACCCTGAAAGGCTCAAAAGCGGAGCGTCCATCTCAAACCTCCTGCCAGCGGATGCAGCGGCTCAAATGCCCCTCACCCGCATCGAAAAGGGGCGGCAGGGCCTCGGTGCACGCATCGACGGCATAGCTGCACCGCGGAGCGAACGGGCATCCGGTCGGCAGATTGGCAAGGCTCGGGACCGAGCCGGCAATGGTGGGCAGAGGCGTGCCCGCCTCCTTGAGCGCCGTGGCTTCCCCGATCCGGGGCACCGAGCGCATCAGCCCCTTGGTATAGGGATGGCGCGGATGGCCAAAGACCTGCGCGACCCTGCCCGTTTCCACGATCGATCCGGCATACATCACCGCGATCCGGTCGGCGATTTCGGCAACCACGCCCAGATTGTGGGTGATGAACAGCATGCCCATTCCGCGTTCGGTCTGCAGGCGCTTGAGCAGATCGAGGATCTGGGCCTGGATGGTGACGTCGAGCGCCGTTGTCGGCTCGTCGGCGATGAGCAGCGCCGGATCGCAGGCCAGCGCCATGGCGATGGTCGCCCGCTGCCGCATGCCGCCCGACAATTCATGGGGATATTGGCCGGCCCGGCGCTCGGGATCGGGAATGCCGACATCGGTGAGCAGCCCGACCGCGTCCGAAAAGGCCTGGGCGCGCGAGCGGCGCATGTGGATACGGATCGGCTCGGCGATCTGTTCGCCAACCGTATAGACCGGGTTGAGGCTGGTGAGCGGCTCCTGGAACACCATGCCGATATCGTTGCCCCGCACCCGCCGGAACGCTTCGCGCGAAAGACCGCGCAGATCGATGACATCGCCGGACTTGCCGCGCAGCGCCAGATGCCCTTCCTCGACTTCGCCCACGCCCCTGGGCAGCAGGCCCATGATGCTCAGGCTGGTGACCGACTTGCCCGAACCCGATTCCCCCACCAGCGCCACGGTCTCGCCGGGGCCGATGGTGAGGTCGAGATCGCGCACGGCAACGATGCGCCGCCTGCCGATCTTGAAGACTGTGGAAAGCCCGGCGATCTCGAGGATGGGCTGTTGTGTGTCCATCGTCACTCCAAAAGCCCGGTTGCGCGCAGGATGGCGTCGAGCCTGGCCGTCTCCTCGCCATTGAGCGCCCTTTGCGGCCTTGCCAGCGTATTGGTTTCGATGATCCCCAGGCTGCGCATGGCGGTCTTGAAGGCGCCGACACCGGCCGAACCCGCACTGATGCGCGGCAGCCCCAGCCAGACGATCTCGAACAGTTTGCACAGGCGTTCCTGTTCGCGCCGCGCGCCCGCCAGATCGCCCGACCGGCACAGGTTCCAGAGCCGCACATAGCCATGCGGATCGACATTGGCCAGCCCGGGCACCACCCCATGCGCGCCCAGATTGAGCATGCTGTCGACAACGATCTCGGACCCCGTCATGGCAAAGAAATCGGGCAGGCCGGCCGTATCGGCCAGCACATAGCGAAACGATCCGTCATCCCCGCTCGAATCCTTGAGCCCGGCAATCGCGCCTTCCCGGGCGAGCGTGGAAATCGTCGAGCGTTCGAGCTTGATGTGAACGCAGACCGGGATGTCATAGGCAATGACGGGAACTTCGAGCGCTTCGCGCAGATAGCGGAAATGATCGACGATCTCGGGCTGGCTGGTGCGCGCATAAAAGGGTGCCGTGGCCACCACGGCATCGACCCCCGCCGACTGCGCCGCGCGGGCCTGCGCGATGACGCGGTCGGTCGCCGTATCGATAACGCCGGCCAGCACCGGCACCCGTCCACCGGCGCGCCTGAGCGCCCGCTCGATGATCTTTAAGCGGGTTTTTTCGTCGTGAAACACCACTTCGCTTGTGGACCCCAGGACGAAAAGACCATGGACGCCGGCTTCGAGCAGGAAGTCCACGACGCGGTCGAACGCCTCATAGTCAACATCGAAATCCGATGTCAGGGGGGTCACGACGGGGGGAACGACACCTTCAAAGAGCGGCATTTGGAAAACCTGTTCGATTGATTAGTTGAGATCGGATCGGGGATCGAAGGCGTCGCGCAGACCGTCGCCTATGAAATTGATCGCGAGGACGGAAATGACCAGCATCGCGCCGGGGAACATCCACTGCCAGGGATAGTTTTCGAGAACGCGCGTCGAGCGGGCGGCGTTGAGCATGTTGCCCCAGCTCGCCTCGGGCGGCGCGATGCCCAGGCCCAGAAACGACAGCCCGGCTTCGAGCAGGATGCCCGCCGCGATCTGCAGCGAAGCGTAAACGACGAGAATGTCGATGCAGTTGGGGATGCCGTGGCGGATGAGCAGATGCGGCAGGCTCGCCCCCATGCCGCGCGCCGCGACCACGAAATCGCGCTCGCGCAATTCGAGGAACCGCGCCCGGACCATGCGCGCCAGCACCGGCCATGAAAGAAGCGAAATCACGATGATGGTCGGAACCACGCCGGTTCCGGCAATCGAGGCGAGCACCAGAAGGAAGATGACCGGCGGCAGCGTCATGACCAGATCGACCAGCCGCATGGCGGCGCCATCGACAAGCCGCCCGGAAAAACCGGCCACCGCCCCGACGATGAACCCCAGAAACATCGAAATGAACATCGAAACCACGGCAACCAGCAGCGAAACCCGCCCGCCCTGCATGAGCCGCGCCAGAACGTCCCGGCCCACCCCGTCGCTGCCCATCCAGTGCGTCGCCGACGGCCCCTGGCTGATGGCGCGCAGGTCGATATCGTTGGGCGCATAGGCCCACCACCACTGATAGGTGAGCGAGAGCCCGACGATCACGGTGATGACGGCCAGCCCGATGACGGCGGGAACGTTTGCAAAGAACCGGTCCAGCGCGCGCCTGAGCGGTCCTTTGGCTGGCCGTGCGGACAAGATGGGAGACGTTGTTACCGACACCTTAGGCGTTCCTGATGCGCGGATCGACAGCCGCATAGGCGATGTCGGTCAGAAGGTTGACGAGGATGACGCTGGCTCCGATCAGCAGCGTGGCGCACATGATGACGCTGTAGTCCCGGCTGGACACAGCGTTGATCATCAAAAGACCCATGCCCGGCCAGTTGAAGACGCTTTCGATAAAGATCGCTCCGCCGATCGCCCCGCCAATGGTCGATCCGATCAGCGTGATGACGGGCAGCAGCGCATTGCGCACCGCATGCTTGACCACCACCCAGAACTCCCGAACTCCCTTGGCACGGGCGGTCCGCACATAGTCCTGGGACAAGACCTCGAGCAGCGATCCGCGCATGTAGCGCATGATAAGCGCCCCCTGGGCAATCGACAGCAGCGTTGCAGGCAAAATGAGATGATAGAGCAGATCCAGGCCCGAAAACGGCCGGCCCGGCGTCAGCATGCCCCCCGATGGAAACCAGCGCAAAACGACCGAAAAGCCGTAAAGGCCGAGGATTCCCGTCAGAAAGGCCGGGCTCGATACGCCCAGAAACGAAAATACCGAGAGCGAGATATCGGCCGGCCTGTTCTTTCTGACCGCGCTGACGATGCCCGCCACGATCCCCACGACAATGGCGATCGCCGTGGCCGACAGCATGAGCAGGACGGTCGGCCAGACCCGGCTGAGAACCAGCGGCAGCACCGGCGCGCCTCCGCGCTGGATCGAAAAGCCGAAATTGCCCGAGAGCGCGGCGCCCAGCCATGCGAAATATTGCACCGGAAGCGGCTGATCGAGCCCCAGTCTTTCGCGCAATGCAGCAAGGTCTGCCTCCGCGATCGGTATTGTTGGGTTGATATAGGCGTCGATCGGATCGCCGGGCGTCAGCCGGAGCATGACGAAAATCAGCACCGTCAGCGCCAAAAGCATGAGCAGTCCCAAAACCACGCGGTACGCGATGTATCGGAGCATGTCGTGTGCCTTGGTTTCTTGTCGGGATATGGCGGGTCCTACCGGCGAGCGCGGGCGGGGCCGAAGCCTCGCCCGCTGCCTGGCTCTATTCAGCCGTGATGTCCCAGTCTTCGGGGTTCATCTCGAACGGTCCGCCGCCCGGTGCCGGGGTCCAGACGAAGTTCTCGAGCGCGTTCGAGGCGATACCGTACCGGTTGGCGACCCACATCGATCCCCACGGCATTTCTTCATTGACGATCCGGCAAACGTCCTGCCAGCGCGCGGCCATCTGCTCGGGATCCGCTTCACTCATTGCCGTTTCCAGCGCCGCATCGAGTTCGGGCAGGGCGATATGCATGATGTTGTTGCCGTTGGGCGGCGTCTGGCCGGAATTGAGGTTGATGTTGTGCTGGGCCGGGTTGGGACCATTGCCCGCACCGGCATAGACCATCGGGAACTGGTCCACGTCATCCCCGCGCACGATGCCGTTATATGTGGGGACATCCACCACCCGCGGCACGACGTTGATCCCGACCTCCGCGAGCATGGACTGAATGGCGGCCATGATGTTGGCGACCTGCGGGCTGTCGTAATAGGTGACCCACGAAATCTCCCGGGTGCCGTTGATCTGGTCCCACCCCGCTTCCGCCAGAAGGCTGCGCGCCTTTTCCGGATCGTAGGAATAATCGACCAGGTCGTCGGGCACATATTGCGGCGCGACGTAATTGCACTGGGCCTTGGTAGCGGCGCCGTTATACAGGCTCTCGATGATGGCATCGCGATCGATGGCATGCATGACCGCCTGGCGCACCCGCACATCGTCCCACAACTCGGTCCGGTGATTGAACCCGATATAGTTGAGCACGAAGGAATCCCCGACAATGACCGAGAAATCCGCGTCGTCCTCGAAGCTCCCCGCATCGTCGGGCTCGGCATAGGTAAACGCGATCTCTCCCGCCCTCAGGGCCGCCACCGCGGCAGCCGGATCGGCAAAATAGCGGTTGATGAGCTGGTCGACCTGCGGGCGTCCGTCGCGGTAATCCTCGAACGCTTCGAGCTCGACATACTGATCGCTGACATATTGGACGAAGCTGAAGGGGCCGGTGCCCACCGGGCTCGTCGACCACCAGTCGCTTTGCGCCAGCTCGGCGGCCGGCATCGACCCCAGGATGTGCTCGGGCAGCATCATGAGCTGGCTGATTGTGGAAAGAAAACCGCCATTGGGTCCGCTCAAGGTCACGACGGCGGTCTTCTCATCTGGGGTTTCCACCGAAACCACGTCGCCCAGGCGCGCCGCGAAAATACTGCCGCTTTGTGCATTCATGGCCAGATCGAAGGTGAACTTGACGTCCGCCGACGTGAACGGCTCGCCATCGTGCCAGGTTGCATCGGCGAGATTGAAGGTGAATGTGGTCAGGTCTTCGCTCGTCGAATAATCCTCGGCCAGTTCCCCGGTCAGTTCCGCAAGATCGGCGGTATAGGTAACGAGCGGCTCGTAATAGGTGTTGAGCCAGGTAAATCCGGCCGTCGCGGTCAGCGGATTGAAATTGCCGGGAAACCCTCCCGGTCCCACGTCAAACCCGCCGACAATCGTCTTGCCCTGGTCCTGAGCCGCAACGGGCAATGCCACAAGGGCAGTTCCCGCCATGGCCAGTCCTGCCAGGACCGCCAATCGTCCAAGTCTCCTCCCAAGCATGGTTTCCTCCTTTGCTTGTTTTTCAGTCTTTCGAATCGTCGGGGGACAGCGCGGAGCGGCTTTGGGCCACCACCTCCTGGATGCCGGAATAGTGGGCGGCCAGCCGCTCGCGGGCTGCTTTTGCATCCCTGGCCGCGATCGCTTCGACGATGTCGTGGTGGTCGCGCCAGGTGGAAAGAGGATTGGGATTTTCAAGGTCCGCGAACCCTGACGTCTTGTAGTAGGCCGTCCAGAAGATATCGATGAGCGAGCTGAGCATCTGATTGTTCTGGCAGCGGAAAAGCAGCTTGTGGAACTGCTGGTCCTCCTGGGCGAAGCTTTGGTTGCTCTCGGCCTTGACGCGCATCCGCTCGGTCACCTGACGCAGTTCATCAAGGTCTTCCGCGCTTATCATTTCGATGGTCTTGTCGATTAGCCCGGTTTCCAGCACCAGCCTGATCTGCCGCAACTCCTCGATATCGCGCAGCGAGGCCTGCAGCCCGTAAGCCAGATTGTCCAGCAGCGGCTTGAAAGAGAACTCCTTCACGAAAACCCCGACGCCGCGCCGCGTTTCGAGCACCCCCAGAGATTCCAGAGCCTTGATGGCCTCACGCACCGAATTCCGCCCGACACCCAATTGCTGGGCGAGAAAGCTCTCCGGTGGCAGCGGCGCGCCGGCCTCCAGCGCGTTCTCCTCGATATAGCTGCGCAGGCTTTCCTGCACGCTGATGTGCAGGGGTGGCGCTTTCTCGAGAGGTCTGAGGGGCCGGCTCAAATTCACTTCTCCTGGCTCAAGCGGGTTGCGACTGTTCCTGTACCATATCGACTTGTAGGATATCCTGCAACCTAAAATTGCGCCGTCCGGTCGAACCGGTGGGCTGGCCCGTTTCGTGTCCGCCGATTGTCAGGACTTCCGGCAAAGGCCGGCGCTGCGACAAAACAAAGACTTGGAGCAATTAGAGCGCTTCAAAGAAGCGCTGAAATGCTCGGGGGACTGTCGTGCTTCCCTTCAACGCGACAGGCTTCGGGCACGAAAAAACCCGCCGGCCGGAGCGGGCGGGTTCGTTTATTGCTCAATGGGCAGAGTGCGTCAGGCGTCGGTCTTGGCGCCCGACACCACCGCGGCGAGGTCGATCAGCCCCACCATGCGGCTGTCATGGGTGACGATGCCGTTCAAAAGCTCGGTATCGCCCGAATTGCCCTCGGGCACCGCGTGGATATCGTCCTTGGAAACGGTCAGGATGTCCGAGACCGCATCGACAAGGATGCCGATCCACTTTTCGCCAACGCTCATCACCACCACGACGTGGTTCTTGGTGGGGTTGGTCTGGCCGTCCCCGAAGCGGGCGCGCAGATCGAAGATCGGCACGATGGTGCCGCGCAGATTGATGACCCCGCGCACATATTCGCGCGTGTTGGGCAAAGGCGTCGCCCCGTTCCAGGCGCGGATTTCGCGCACGGTGGTGATTTCGACGCCATAGATCTGTTCATCGATGGAAAAGGCAATAAGCTGCAGCGAGTTCTGGCTGGCTCCTGCCGTTGTGTCCGAATATTCGTCGCGAAGACCAAGCGCTTCCATATCGTGACCTCGTTAGAACGGGGAGCGTTCTGTCCCCCAGATTTCGGGCCATCCGGCCCAGGAGCGTTTCCAGGATAGGTGGGCACCACCTATCCGGTTCGGAAGCGCGACCAGACAAAAACTAAGATCGTTGCGCCGTTTCCGTGAAACGGTGAAATGATCTATGCAGCATTCTGATGCGCATTTCCCGATTTGAGAGATTGCACATCAACAATCAACGCAACGTTACCATCGCCAAGGATCGTGCCCCCCGCGATGCCGTCGATGCGTTCAAAATTCTCTTCGAGCGATTTGATGACCACCTGTTGCTGGCCGATGATGTCATCGACCACCAGTGCGATCTTGGAATTGCCTTCCGCTTCGCAGAGCACGACAAATCCGTCCGCCGCGTCCTGTTGCGAAACCATCTGGAAGCGCTGGGCCAGGTCGACCACCTGCACATATTCCCCGCGCACCTGCAGGACCTTGCCGCCTGACGGCATCTGCCCGAAATCGGCGCGCGAATTCTGGATGGTTTCGACAATCGAGGAGAGCGGGATCACATAGGGGCTGCCCCCCACCTTGACCAGCATCACATCGAGCACGGCCAGCGTCAGCGGCAGACGCAGCGTCATCCGCGTGCCCTTGCCGGTCCAACTGCGCACATGCACCGACCCGCCGATCTTTTTGATGTTGGAGAGGACGACGTCCATCCCGACACCGCGGCCCGAAATGTCGGAAACCTCCGACGCGGTCGAAAAGCCCGGCGCAAAGATCAGATTGTCGATCTGCTCGTCGGTCAATTGCTGGTCGGGACCGACAACCCCGCGCTCGCGCGCGATCTCGAGGACCCTCTCGCGATTGATCCCGGCCCCGTCATCCTCGACGATGATCAGGATGTTGCCGCCCGCCTGTTCGGCCGACAGCCGCACCGTCCCGATTTCCGGCTTGCCATTCGCCATGCGTTTGTCGGGACTTTCAATCCCGTGATCGGCCGAATTGCGCACCATATGGGTCAGCGGAT carries:
- a CDS encoding ABC transporter substrate-binding protein translates to MLGRRLGRLAVLAGLAMAGTALVALPVAAQDQGKTIVGGFDVGPGGFPGNFNPLTATAGFTWLNTYYEPLVTYTADLAELTGELAEDYSTSEDLTTFTFNLADATWHDGEPFTSADVKFTFDLAMNAQSGSIFAARLGDVVSVETPDEKTAVVTLSGPNGGFLSTISQLMMLPEHILGSMPAAELAQSDWWSTSPVGTGPFSFVQYVSDQYVELEAFEDYRDGRPQVDQLINRYFADPAAAVAALRAGEIAFTYAEPDDAGSFEDDADFSVIVGDSFVLNYIGFNHRTELWDDVRVRQAVMHAIDRDAIIESLYNGAATKAQCNYVAPQYVPDDLVDYSYDPEKARSLLAEAGWDQINGTREISWVTYYDSPQVANIMAAIQSMLAEVGINVVPRVVDVPTYNGIVRGDDVDQFPMVYAGAGNGPNPAQHNINLNSGQTPPNGNNIMHIALPELDAALETAMSEADPEQMAARWQDVCRIVNEEMPWGSMWVANRYGIASNALENFVWTPAPGGGPFEMNPEDWDITAE
- a CDS encoding chemotaxis protein CheW codes for the protein MEALGLRDEYSDTTAGASQNSLQLIAFSIDEQIYGVEITTVREIRAWNGATPLPNTREYVRGVINLRGTIVPIFDLRARFGDGQTNPTKNHVVVVMSVGEKWIGILVDAVSDILTVSKDDIHAVPEGNSGDTELLNGIVTHDSRMVGLIDLAAVVSGAKTDA
- a CDS encoding dihydrodipicolinate synthase family protein; the protein is MPLFEGVVPPVVTPLTSDFDVDYEAFDRVVDFLLEAGVHGLFVLGSTSEVVFHDEKTRLKIIERALRRAGGRVPVLAGVIDTATDRVIAQARAAQSAGVDAVVATAPFYARTSQPEIVDHFRYLREALEVPVIAYDIPVCVHIKLERSTISTLAREGAIAGLKDSSGDDGSFRYVLADTAGLPDFFAMTGSEIVVDSMLNLGAHGVVPGLANVDPHGYVRLWNLCRSGDLAGARREQERLCKLFEIVWLGLPRISAGSAGVGAFKTAMRSLGIIETNTLARPQRALNGEETARLDAILRATGLLE
- a CDS encoding ABC transporter permease, which gives rise to MLRYIAYRVVLGLLMLLALTVLIFVMLRLTPGDPIDAYINPTIPIAEADLAALRERLGLDQPLPVQYFAWLGAALSGNFGFSIQRGGAPVLPLVLSRVWPTVLLMLSATAIAIVVGIVAGIVSAVRKNRPADISLSVFSFLGVSSPAFLTGILGLYGFSVVLRWFPSGGMLTPGRPFSGLDLLYHLILPATLLSIAQGALIMRYMRGSLLEVLSQDYVRTARAKGVREFWVVVKHAVRNALLPVITLIGSTIGGAIGGAIFIESVFNWPGMGLLMINAVSSRDYSVIMCATLLIGASVILVNLLTDIAYAAVDPRIRNA
- a CDS encoding FadR/GntR family transcriptional regulator; this encodes MSRPLRPLEKAPPLHISVQESLRSYIEENALEAGAPLPPESFLAQQLGVGRNSVREAIKALESLGVLETRRGVGVFVKEFSFKPLLDNLAYGLQASLRDIEELRQIRLVLETGLIDKTIEMISAEDLDELRQVTERMRVKAESNQSFAQEDQQFHKLLFRCQNNQMLSSLIDIFWTAYYKTSGFADLENPNPLSTWRDHHDIVEAIAARDAKAARERLAAHYSGIQEVVAQSRSALSPDDSKD
- a CDS encoding ABC transporter ATP-binding protein — translated: MDTQQPILEIAGLSTVFKIGRRRIVAVRDLDLTIGPGETVALVGESGSGKSVTSLSIMGLLPRGVGEVEEGHLALRGKSGDVIDLRGLSREAFRRVRGNDIGMVFQEPLTSLNPVYTVGEQIAEPIRIHMRRSRAQAFSDAVGLLTDVGIPDPERRAGQYPHELSGGMRQRATIAMALACDPALLIADEPTTALDVTIQAQILDLLKRLQTERGMGMLFITHNLGVVAEIADRIAVMYAGSIVETGRVAQVFGHPRHPYTKGLMRSVPRIGEATALKEAGTPLPTIAGSVPSLANLPTGCPFAPRCSYAVDACTEALPPLFDAGEGHLSRCIRWQEV
- a CDS encoding ABC transporter permease codes for the protein MLSARPAKGPLRRALDRFFANVPAVIGLAVITVIVGLSLTYQWWWAYAPNDIDLRAISQGPSATHWMGSDGVGRDVLARLMQGGRVSLLVAVVSMFISMFLGFIVGAVAGFSGRLVDGAAMRLVDLVMTLPPVIFLLVLASIAGTGVVPTIIVISLLSWPVLARMVRARFLELRERDFVVAARGMGASLPHLLIRHGIPNCIDILVVYASLQIAAGILLEAGLSFLGLGIAPPEASWGNMLNAARSTRVLENYPWQWMFPGAMLVISVLAINFIGDGLRDAFDPRSDLN